Within Streptomyces sp. SS1-1, the genomic segment CCTGGAGCTGACGGACCGGCTCATCACCATCGTGCGGGCGACGCCGGGCGCGCAGGTCGCGCCCGACGCCTGGCGGCTGCCTCAGGGCTGACGCACCGCCCGGTTCTACTTGCGGTTGTACAGACGCATCGTGACCGGCCCGAAGACCAGCACGAACAGGCAAATCCAGCCCAGCGACCAGGCGACGTCGGCCGCGGGCCAGTCGCCCGCCATCAGTCCGCGCACCGCCGTGGCCAGATGGGTGATCGGGCTGTTGTTGACGAACGCCTGGAGCCAGCCCGGCATGGTCCTCGGGTCGACGAAGACGTTGGACAGGAAGGTCAGCGGGAAGATCACCATCATGCTGACGCCCATCACCGACTTCTCGGAGCGCAGCAGCAGACCGAACATCGTCCAGATCCACGAGAACGCGAAGGAGAAGGCGACCAGCAGCGCGATGCCCGCGACGACGCCGCCCACTCCGCCGTCCGGACGGAAGCCGAGGATCATGCCGACGGTGAGCATCACGACGGACGCGATGGTGTAGCGCAGGGCGTCGCCCAGCAGATAGCCGACCATCGTGGACGGGCGCCAGATCGGCAGCGTCCGGAACCGGTCGAAGACGCCCTTCTCGATGTCGGTGTTCACCGAGACACCGGTGTACATGGTGATCATCACGACCGACATCACCAGGATGCCCGGCAGCAGGAACTGGATGTACGCCGTCGGGGACCCGGCCAGGGCGCCCCCGAACAGGTACGTGTACATCAGCACCAGCATGATCGGGAACGCGGTGACGTCGAAGAGCTGCTCGGGCACGTGCTTGATCTTCAGGATGGCCCGCCAGCCGAACGTCATCGACGCCGACCAGGCGCTGGGCCGCGGCGGACGCTCCTTGGCGATCAGCAGCGCGGCGAGCGATTCGGTGCTGACGGGGGCGAGGTCCCGGCCCTCGGTCTGTGTCACGGTGCTCATGCCGCCACCTCGTCCTGGTCGCCCTCGGTCTCATGGGTGTCGTGTCCGGTCAGGGCGAGGAACACCTCGTCCAGGCTGGGCTGGCCCAGCGAGAAGTTGTCGACGGTGATGCCGCCGCGGGCCAGCTCGGCGAGCGCGCGGCCGGCCTGCTCCGCCGCGCCCTGCCCGTTGCCGGCGCCGCCGACGCGGGCGGTGAGGGCCACGGGATCGGGCTCGGACTGCACCTCGGCGTCCAGGGCCAGCCGCAGGATGCGCGCGGCCTCCGGTCGCTGCGCGGGGTCGCGCAGCCGCAGATGGACGGTGCCGGCGCCGACGGACGCCTTCAGTTCGCCCTTGGTGCCCTCCGCGATCACCCGGCCCTGGTCGATCACGGCGATCCGGGACGCCAGCTGGTCCGCCTCGTCCAGATACTGCGTGGTCAGTAGGACGGTGGTGCCCTGGGCGACGACCGCGCGCACGATGTCCCAGACCTGGTTGCGGCTGCGGGGGTCCAGGCCGGTCGTCGGCTCGTCGAGGAAGAGCAGGTCGGGGGTGTTCAGGATCGACGCGGCGATGTCGATACGGCGGCGCATACCGCCCGAGTAGTTCTTGACCTGCTTGCCGGCCGCGTCCGTCAGCCCGAACGCCTCCAGCAGCTGTGCCGCGCGCTCGCGTGCGGCCGGCTTGCGGTGGCCGAGGAGGCGGGCCAGCAGGACCAGGTTCTCCGTGCCGGTCAGGTCCTCGTCGACCGAGGCGTACTGGCCGGTGAGGCTGACCCGGCCGCGTACCGCGTCGGCCTCGCGCACCACGTCGTGCCCGAAGACATGCGCCTCGCCGCCGTCCGGGCGCAGCAGGGTGGCGAGCATCTTCACCGTGGTCGTCTTGCCGGCGCCGTTCGGTCCGAGGACGCCGTAGACCGTGCCGGCCGGAACCGCGAGGTCCACGCCGTCGACGGCCCGTGTCTCACCGAATGTCTTCACCAGGCCCGCGGTCTCGATGGCGAGACCGGTCGTCTGCGTGCTCATGCTGTCGGGGTCCTTCCGGAAGGGTCCTTCCGCGGTCTTGGGCTACGCATGGGGAGACCTTTACGGTCCCGCGAAATCATCGGTGCCGCACAGGATTTTCACCGGGACCGGTGCGGCGCACGGGACGGCGGACGGTGGTGGACGCGGGCCCCGGGGGTAGCGTCCGTGACATGCATGCGATCACGATTGCGGAACCGGGCGGGCCCGAGGCGCTGGTGTGGGACGAGGTCCCCGACCCCGTGCCGGGCGAGGGCGAAGTGCTGGTCGAGGTGGCGGCGGGCGCCGTCAACCGGGCCGACCTGCTGCAACGGCAGGGCTTCTACGACCCGCCGCCCGGCTCCTCCCCGTACCCCGGCCTGGAGTGCTCCGGACGGATCGCCGAGGTGGGCCCCGGCGTCTCCGGCTGGGCCGTCGGCGACGAGGTCTGCGCGCTGCTCGCGGGCGGCGGCTACGCCGAGAAGGTGGCCGTGCCGGCCGGGCAGCTGCTGCCGGTCCCGGAGGGCGTGAGCCTGACGCAGGCCGCGGCGCTGCCCGAGGTGGTGTGCACGGTCTGGTCGAACGTCTTCATGATCGCCCATTTGCGTCCCGGCGAGACCCTGCTCGTGCACGGCGGCTCCAGCGGCATCGGCACCCTCGCGATCCAGCTCGCCAAGGCGGTCGGCGCGAAGGTCGCCGTCACGGCGGGCAGCAAGGAGAAGCTGGAGCGGTGCGCCGAGCTGGGCGCCGACATCCTGATCGACTACCGGGAGCAGGACTTCGTCGAGGAGATCAAGCAGGCCACGGGCGGTGCCGGGGCCGACGTGATCCTCGACATCATGGGCGCGAAGTACCTCGACCGCAACGTCCGGGCCCTCGCCGTGAACGGCCGCCTCGCGATCATCGGACTGCAGGGCGGGGTGAAGGGCGAGCTCAACCTGGGCGCCCTGCTGGCCAAGCGCGCCGCCATCACCGCGACCTCGCTGCGGTCCCGGCCGCTGGAGGAGAAGGCGGCGATCGTCGCGGCCGTGCGTGAGCACGTGTGGCCGCTGCTGAAGGCCGGCCAGGTCCGTCCGGTCGTCGACCGCGAGATCCCGATGAACGACGCCGCCGAGGCGCACCGGGTGGTCGAGGAGAGCGGGCATGTCGGCAAGGTGGTGCTGGTCGTGCCGTAGAGGGGCGTCCTCGGGGCGTGTCCGCGAAGTCCCGCCGGCCGCCTGGCACGCCCTACCCGCGGCGCAGGCGCAGGCCGACGAAGGCGAGGCCCAGGCCGAGGCCGACGAGGACCAGGCCCATGCCGAGGGGCAGGACCTGCAGGACGGGCTGCTGCGCCCGCTGCTGGGTGCCGGCGCCCTGTGCGTCGTCCGCCGCCCGTTCGGACGGCGGCGCGGTGGCGTCGGCGGCGGCCGCCGTGTCCTCGTCGTCCGGTACGGCGGCGGCGGTGTCCTCGTCGGCCGGGGGTGCCGTGGCTTCCTGGTCGCCGGCCGGGCGCACCGATGCCTCCGACTCCTCCAGGGGTGCCTTCTGCCGTCCGGGCCGCTCACGGCCCTCGCCGGGCCGGCTTCCGGCGCGGGACGGTTCGTCGGAGGGTTTGGTCCGGCCGGCGGAGGGGCCGTGGGCGCTGGCGCTGGGCGACGGCTCGTGCCGCGCGGAGTGCCAGGACTCCCGCGCCTCCTCCCGGTCACGGGCCTCCTCCCGGTCACGGGCCTCCTCCCGGTCACGGGCCTCCTCGCGCCCGCCCGGCCTGTGGTGCTCCGGGTGCTCCCCGTGCCGCGACGGCGCGGCGGAGGGCCCCTCGGAGGCGGCGGGGTGCGAGGGGCGCCCGGAGTCCCGGTCCTCCTGCTCACCGGCGGACGGGTCCGTGGACGGCGACGCCCGGAAAGTCGCCGTGGGGCCCTGAGCGGCGCGCGCGGCCCCGGCGCCGTGGGCCGTGCCGGTGCCACCGCCGGCGACCAGTCCCATGACCAGCACACCGAGCAGTCCGGTCGTGCGCATGACCCCCATCGCTCCCACTGCCTTCACCACCCAAGAGAGTCCGCGGCACCCCGAGCCAGCCCACCCCCAGGGGACAAGCCTCACAGCACCGGGCGCACCCGGCATTCCGGGCGCCGCCACCCGGCCGACCCGTCCAGGTGGGCGCGTGAAATCTCCGGCGGCGTGAATGGTGGATCAGCCCCCGCGGGGGGCACCCCGATGATGAGCTGTCCAGGTGCGAGAGAATGGCGGCATGGAGATGCCGAGGAACGACAGGCAACCCGAGAACCCCCAGATCCTGGTCGTGGGCCAGGACGGAATGGCGCTCGGTGGCGGCGGCGGGAACGACGACTCCCGCGAGACCCCGGTGACGGAGCAGGTGGAGCAGCCCGCGAAGGTCATGCGCATCGGCAGCATGATCAAGCAGCTGCTCGAAGAGGTGCGCGCCGCTCCCCTCGACGAGGCGAGCCGGGCCCGGCTGAAGGAGATCCACGCCAGTTCCGTCAAGGAACTGGAGGACGGCCTGGCCCCCGAGCTCGTCGAGGAGCTGGAACGGCTGTCGCTTCCCTTCACGGACGAGGGGACGCCGTCCGACGCGGAACTGCGCATCGCGCAGGCTCAGTTGGTCGGCTGGCTGGAGGGCCTCTTCCACGGCATCCAGACCACCCTGTTCGCCCAGCAGATGGCGGCGCGCGCCCAGCTGGAGCAGATGCGCCGCGCCCTCCCGCCCGGTGTGGGCGGCGACGACGGCGACCACCCGCAGGCCGGCCGGACGGGCGGCCCGTACCTGTAGGACGTCCTCATCCACGGACGACGAGGGCCCGGCGGCCGATGCCGCCGGGCCCTTCCTCGTCGGTCCGTCACCCGGACCGGTTGGTCACCCGGACCGGTCCGTCACTCGGGGTTGCCGGTGGACACCTTGAACTTCATCACCGGCGGGTTGTCCGGGTCGAAGTCCTTGCGGATCTTGGGCTCCTGCTCCATGACCGTGCCCTGGCCGTACGTGTTCTCGTCGGTGTCGATCTTCTCGTACTCCCAGCCGGCGGCCTTCAGGCACTCCTCGACCGACGGCCAGTACCGGAAGGTCAGGTCCGGCATCGTCACCTTGTCCGGGTCGAGGTAGGACTCGCGCGGCTCGGTGCACTCGCTCGTCTCGACGGTCCGCGAGGTGTCGCCCTGCCGCCAGCCCGGCGCCTTGGAGATCTCGGTGGCCGTCGGCGAGCCGCCGCCGCCCCCCTTGCCCTCGTCGCCCCCGCCGCCGTTCATCGACAGCGCGGCGATCAGACCGCCCACGGCGACCAGGGCCACGACGATCGAGCCGACGATCACCGACCGGTTCCGCTTCCGGCCGCCCGGCGCGCCCTGCCCCTGCCCCTGCGGCGCGATCGTGTACGGCGGAGGCGTCGCGTGGCCGGGCTGCGCGGAGTAGCCGGCGGGCGCCGGCGTCGCGAAGCCGGACTGCTGCGGATAGCCGTACGCCGGGGTCGGCCCGGACGGCGGCGGGGTGCCGTACGGCGAGGGCGGCGGCGTCGGCTGGTACGGCTGCTGCACGGGCCCGGTGCTCGGCGGCGTCTGCCCGACCGGCGGGAACACCGAGGCGCCGACGCCCTGGCCGCTCTGCGTCTGCGCGCCCGGCACGATGCTCGGCGGCGCCGCCTGGAAGGACTGCGCGATCCGCAGGCACTCGTCCCGCATGGCCTCGGCGCTGGGGAAGCGTTCGTTCGGGTTCTTCTTCAGAGCGCGGGCCACCAGCGCGTCCACCGCGGGCGGCAGCGAGCGGTTGATGGAGGACGGGGCGACCGGCTCCTCCTGGACGTGCGCGTACGCGATGGCCAGCGGCGAGTCCGCGTCGAACGGCAGCCGCCCGGTGACGAGCTGGAACAGCATGATGCCGACCGAGTACAGGTCGGAGCGGGCGTCCACGCCCCGGCCGAGGGCCTGCTCCGGCGAGAGGTACTGCGGGGTGCCGACGACCATGCCGGTCTGCGTCATCGACGTCACGCCGGACTGCATGGCGCGCGCGATGCCGAAGTCCATGACCTTGACGACGCCGCGCTTGTTCAGCATCACGTTGCCGGGCTTGATGTCGCGGTGGACCAGGCCCATCTCGTGGCTGATCTCCAGCGCGGCGAGCACGTCCGCGGTGATCTTCAGCGCCTGGTCGGCGGACATCGCCCCGGCCCGCCGTACGGCCTCGTCGAAGACGGAGCTGAGCGGGCGGCCCTCGATGTACTCCATGACGATGTACGGCGTCGTCATGCCGTCCATCTCGTCCTCGCCGGTGTCGAAGACGGAGACGATGTTGGTGTGCGTGAGCTTGGCCACTGCCTGGGCCTCGCGCCGGAAGCGCTCGCGGAACGCCGGCTCGCGGCCCAGCTCGGTGTGCAGCGTCTTGACCGCGACCTGGCGGTCGAGCACGGAGTCGTAGGCGAGGTGGACGGAGGCCATGCCGCCCTGGCCGAGCAGGTCGCGCAACTGGTAGCGGCCCCCGGCCAGCGACCGTCCCGCGTGCGCGTTCTGTGCGCCGTCCTGGCTCATGTTCTGCGTCCCCCGTGCCCCTTGGGCGCCTGCGGCTGTCCGGGATCCGCTGATCCCGGTTGATCCAATGTGCTATTCCCGGCCAAGTCTGCCCCACGGCACCGACAGGTCAAGCGAGGTGCCCGTTCCGTGACCGTACGCGAAGGCCGCGTCGCCCAAGCGTTACAGGGGTCGTACCGTCGGTGCACACAATTTGCACGTGGGGGCCGGGTGAAGGTTTCATGACCGGTCCGTCTTCGCCAGATCGGGGCGGCCGTCCCGGACCGGCGGCTTGCGCCGAGGCTGTAGCGTGGCCGACGGAGACCGTAACAACACCGCGCGCACCGCGGGCAGAAACGACGGCGAGGACCGATGGCACAGCAGCAGCGCGCTCAGGGCCCGTCCGACCCCGAGGCGGCTGGCGGCGGTATGTCAGACGCGCCGGAGATGTGGGGTAACGGCGGGCTGGTCGGGGACGGCCGGTACCGGCTGACCCGCAGACTCGGCCGGGGCGGCATGGCCGAGGTGTTCGCGGCCGAGGACGTCCGGCTGGGACGTACCGTGGCGGTGAAGCTGCTGCGCTCCGACCTCGCCGAGGACCCGGTGTCCAAGGCCCGCTTCACGCGCGAGGCCCAGTCCGTGGCCGGCCTCAACCACCACGCGATCGTCGCCGTGTACGACTCCGGCGAGGACGTCGTCGGCGGCCACTCCGTGCCGTACATCGTCATGGAGATCGTCGAGGGCCGCACCATCCGCGACCTTCTCATCAACGCCGAGGCGCCCGGACCCGAGCAGGCGCTCATCATCGTCTCCGGTGTCCTGGAGGCCCTCGCCTACTCGCACCAGCACGGCATCGTGCACCGCGACATCAAGCCCGCCAACGTCATCATCACCAACAACGGCGCCGTGAAGGTGATGGACTTCGGCATCGCGCGCGCCCTGCACGGCGCGCAGTCGACGATGACCCAGACCGGCATGGTCATGGGCACCCCGCAGTACCTCTCGCCCGAGCAGGCGCTCGGCAAGGCGGTCGACCACCGCTCCGACCTGTACGCGACCGGCTGCCTCCTCTACGAACTCCTCGCGCTGCGCCCGCCGTTCACCGGCGAGACCCCGCTGTCGGTGGTCTACCAGCACGTCCAGGACATCCCGACCCCGCCGTCCGAGGCGTCCGACGCCGCGCCGCCGGAGCTCGACGGCCTCGTCATGCGCTCGCTCGCCAAGGAGCCGGACGACCGGTTCCAGACGGCCGAGGAGATGCGCGGCCTCGTCCAGTACGCGCTGCAGATGCTGTACGACCAGGGCGGCCACACCGGCACCTGGAACACCGGCCCGGTGACCACGCACGAGGGCCGGCACACCCCGGCCGGCGGCTTCGCGCACACGGCCGTCATGGGGCACCCGGGCGACCCCGGCTCCGGGACGACCCAGATTCCGCAGCCGATCCTGCCCGGCGGCTACGGCGGCGGGGACGACGGCGGCTTCGAGGGGCACGGCAACCGGGGCAGCGGCCGCGGCAAGCTGTGGATCCTCGCCGTCCTCGCGGTCATCGCGATCGCGGCCGGTGTCGCGCTCGCCGTCAACAACGGCAAGGGCGGCGGCGACGACAACACGCCGACCAAGCCCACCGCGACCCAGAGCGAGGACCGGGACAAGCCGTCCGAGGAGCCCACCGACGAGGCGACCGAGGACCAGACCGGCGGCTACGACGACGGCGGCACGGACACCGGCTCCGACCCGGACTGGTCGCCGACCCAGGAGCCCACGCAGGAGCCGACGCGGGAGCAGCCGCAGAAGCCGACGCAGGAGCCGACGACGCAGCAGCCGACGCAGGACCCGACGGAGGACCCGACAGCGCCGACGACGGAGGACCCGCCGGAGCCGACGGGGGATCCGACGGCCTCGACGGGGACCATCGCGGGCAACGGCGTCTGACCGACCGGCCCCACCTCCACCCACGCGCGCGTGCGCCCCGAACGGGCTCACGCGCGCTTTTCACACCCCTGAGCTGCAGTTTGTCACTGCCCGTGGCCGTCGGACACGGGCAGTGACACGACGACCCTTCCCGTGACCTGGCTCACCGATATAACGTGCCGTTGTTCCGGCCCCCTGCAAGGCTGTGACCAGGACTGTTCCCGACTTTCGCGATTTACTTGGATTTCCAAGCAAAATCCCAGGTCAGGAGGGGTTTCACAGAAATGTGGAGCACTGGGTAACGTGCCTTTTGCAGGGCGCTCGCCGGGGCACCTGTCACGCCTGTCCCCAACGAGCCGCACCCACCCCGTGCGTCCGAGGGCCGCAGGTGAGCCGCGCCCCCACGTTCCCACCGCGGAACAGGGGGTAACCCCAGCACCCGGCGAACCCGGGTAGCCGGACCGACGGAGGAGCACACGTGACCGTGGAGAGCACTGCCGCGCGAAAGCCGCGACGCAGCGCCGGTACCAAGAGCACGGCCGGCAAGACCACATCCGCGAGGAAGACGGCGAGCGCCGAACCCGAGCTCGTCCAGCTGCTGACGCCCGAGGGCAAGCGCGTCAAGAACGCCGAGTTCGACAAGTACGTCGCCGGCATCACCCCCGAAGAGCTCCGCGGCCTCTACCGCGACATGGTGCTCACCCGCCGCTTCGACGCCGAGGCCACCGCCCTGCAGCGCCAGGGCGAGCTGGGTCTGTGGGCCTCGCTGCTCGGCCAGGAGGCCGCCCAGATCGGCTCCGGCCGCGCCACCCGCGAGGACGACTACGTCTTCCCGACGTACCGCGAGCACGGCGTCGCCTGGTGCCGGGGCGTCGACCCCACCAACCTGCTCGGCATGTTCCGCGGCGTGAACAACGGCGGCTGGGACCCGAACAGCAACAACTTCCAGCTGTACACGATCGTCATCGGCTCCCAGACGCTGCACGCCACGGGCTACGCGATGGGTGTCGCCAAGGACGGCGCGGACAGCGCGGTCATCGCCTACTTCGGCGACGGCGCCTCCAGCCAGGGCGACGTGGCCGAGTCCTTCACGTTCTCCGCGGTCTACAACGCCCCCGTGGTGTTCTTCTGCCAGAACAACCAGTGGGCGATCTCCGAGCCGACCGAGAAGCAGACCCGGGTGCCGCTGTACCAGCGCGCGCAGGGCTACGGCTTCCCCGGCGTGCGCGTCGACGGCAACGACGTCCTCGCCTGCCTCGCCGTGACGAAGTGGGCGCTGGAGCGCGCCCGCAACGGCGAGGGCCCGACGCTGGTCGAGGCGTTCACGTACCGCATGGGCGCCCACACCACCTCCGACGACCCGACCCGCTACCGCGGGGACGAGGAGCGCCAGTCCTGGGAGGCGAAGGACCCGATCTTGCGCCTTCGCGCGTACCTGGAGTCCGCAAACCACGCGGACGAGGGATTCTTCGCGGAACTGGAGACCGAGAGCGAGGCGTTGGGCAAGCGAGTGCGCGAAGCGGTCCGCGCCATGCCGGACCCGGACCGTTTCGCCATCTTCGAGAACGTGTACGCGGACGGGCACGCGCTCGTCGACGAGGAGCGCGCCCAGTTCGCCGCCTACCAGGCGTCGTTCGCGGACGTAGAGGGGGCCTGACATGGCAGCGGAGAAGATGGCTCTGGCCAAGGCGATCAACGAGTCGCTGCGCCGCGCCCTGGAGACGGACCCGAAGGTCCTCGTGATGGGTGAGGACGTCGGCAAGCTCGGCGGTGTCTTCCGTGTCACCGACGGCCTGCAGAAGGACTTCGGCGAGAGCCGGGTCATCGACACCCCGCTCGCCGAGTCGGGCATCGTGGGCACCGCGATCGGTCTCGCCCTGCGCGGGTACCGCCCGGTGGTGGAGATCCAGTTCGACGGCTTCGTCTTCCCGGCGTACGACCAGATCGTCACGCAGCTCGCGAAGATGCACGCCCGCTCGCTGGGCAAGGTCAAGCTCCCCGTCGTCGTCCGCATCCCCTACGGCGGCGGCATCGGCGCGGTCGAGCACCACTCGGAGTCCCCGGAGTCGCTGTTCGCGCACGTCGCCGGTCTGAAGATCGTCTCGCCGTCGAACGCGTCCGACGCGTACTGGATGATGCAGCAGGCCATCCAGAGCGACGACCCGGTGATCTTCTTCGAGCCGAAGCGCCGCTACTGGGACAAGGGCGAGGTCGTCACCGACGCCATCCCCGGCCCGCTGCACAAGGCGCAGGTGGCCCGCGAGGGCCGCGACCTGACGCTCGCCGCCTACGGCCCCATGGTGAAGACCTGCCTGGAGGTCGCCGCGGCGGCCGCCGAGGAGGGGCGCGACCTGGAGGTCCTGGACCTGCGGTCGGTCTCCCCGCTCGACTTCGACACCATCCAGACCTCGGTGGAGAAGACCCGCCGGCTCGTCGTGGTCCACGAGGCCCCGGTGTTCTTCGGTTCCGGCGCGGAGATCGCCGCCCGGATCACCGAGCGCTGCTTCTACCACCTGGAGGCCCCGGTGCTCCGGGTCGGCGGCTACCACGCCCCGTACCCGCCGGCGCGCCTGGAGGAGGAGTACCTGCCGGGTCTGGACCGGGTGCTCGACGCCGTCGACCGTGCCCTGGCGTACTGAGGAGAGGGTCGTGACGACGATGACAGACGCGTCCGTGCGCGAGTTCAAGATGCCCGACGTCGGTGAGGGTCTCACCGAGGCCGAGATCCTCAAGTGGTACGTCCAGCCGGGCGACACCGTCACCGACGGGCAGGTGGTCTGCGAGGTCGAGACCGCCAAGGCGGCCGTCGAGCTGCCCATCCCGTACGACGGCGTGGTCCGCGCCCTGCACTTCCCCGAGGGCACCACGGTCGACGTCGGCACGTCGATCATCGCGGTCGACGTCTCCGGCGGGGCGGCCCCGGCCGACGAGGAGCCGCCCGCGCCCGCGCAGGAGGAGGAGGCCGAGCCGCAGGGCCGCCAGCCGGTGCTCGTCGGCTACGGCGTCTCCGCCTCGTCCACCAAGCGCCGCCCGCGCAAGGGCGCCGAGGCGCCGCGCCAGGAGCCCGAGCCGGCGGCGCAGGCCCTCCAGGCCGAGCTGAACGGGCACGGCCCCGCCGTCGCCCCGGACCTGGGCCGTCCGCTGGCCAAGCCGCCGGTGCGCAAGCTGGCGAAGGACCTGGGCGTCGACCTGGCGACGGTGACCCCGACCGGCCCCGACGGGATCATCACCCGCGAGGACGTGCACGCGGCGGTGGCGGCGCAGGCACCGGCCGCCGAGCCGGAGCCCACGGCCCCCCAGGCGGCGGCGCCCGCCCCGGCGGCCGTCCCGGCGCCCGCGGCCTCGTACGACGGCGCCCGGGAGACCCGTGTCCCGGTCAAGGGCGTCCGCAAGGCCACGGCGGCGGCGATGGTGGGCTCGGCGTTCACGGCCCCGCATGTCACGGAGTTCGTGACCGTGGACGTGACGCGGACCCTGAAGCTGGTCGAGGAGCTGAAGGCGGACAAGGAGTTCGCGGGGCTGCGGGTGAACCCGCTGCTGCTGATCTCCAAGGCCCTGCTGGTCGCGATCAAGCGCAACCCGGACATCAACGCGTCCTGGGACGAGGCGAACCAGGAGATCGTGCGCAAGCACTATGTGAACCTGGGCATCGCGGCGGCCACCCCGCGCGGCCTGATCGTGCCGAACATCAAGGACGCCGACGCCAAGACGCTGCCGCAGCTGGCGGAGGCGCTGGGTGAGCTGGTGTCCACGGCCCGGGAAGGCAGGACGTCCCCGGGCGCGATGCAGGGCGGCACGGTCACCATCACCAACGTCGGCGTCTTCGGCGTCGACACCGGCACCCCGATCCTCAACCCGGGCGAGTCGGCGATCCTCGCGGTCGGCGCCATCAAGCTCCAGCCGTGGGTGCACAAGGGCAAGGTGAAGCCGCGTCAGGTCACCACGCTGGCGCTGAGCTTCGACCACCGCCTGGTCGACGGCGAGCTGGGCTCCAAGGTGCTCGCGGACGTGGCGGCGATCCTGGAGCAGCCCAAGCGGCTGATCACCTGGGCGTGAGCCCCGTAAGGCGCTGAAAGGGGCGGTCACCTCGCGGTGACCGCCCCGTTCGTCATGCCCGACCGCTCGCCGAAGGTCAGCTGATCTTGGCGTAGCCGTAGGTGATGAGCTTCTTCACGTCCGCCGTGCGGTTGGCCTCGGAGGAGGCGGTGAGCACGGTGCCGACCACGGACTCGCCGTTCAGGGTGGCCGCGAAGACGAGGCAGTACTTCGCCTCGCTGCCCGAGCCGGTCTTCACGCCGAGCGTGCCGTTCCAGCCGAGCAGGGTGTTGGTGTTCTTCCACGCCGCCATCGTGCGGGTGGAACCGGTCTTGGTGATGGTCTTCGCCGTGTAGGACTTCGTCTTGACGACGGTCTTGAACGTCGAGGACTTCATCGCGCTGCGGGCCAGCTTCGTCAGGTCGCGCGGCGTCGAGTAGTTCTTGCCGTTGCTGATGCCGTCGAACGAGTCGAAGTGCGTGTTCGTCATGCCGAGGCTCTTCGCCATGGTGTTCATCTTGCCGATGAACGACTTCACGCGGGCGTTGACCGTGGAGCCGGTGCCGTACTTGTCGGCGAGGGTCATCGCGGCGTCGCAGCCGGACTTGAGCATCATCCCGTAGAGCAGCTGACGGACGGTGACCTTGTCACCGACGATCAGGTTCGCCGAGGACGCCCCCTTGGACACGATGTAGTTGCTGACC encodes:
- a CDS encoding alpha-ketoacid dehydrogenase subunit beta, whose amino-acid sequence is MAAEKMALAKAINESLRRALETDPKVLVMGEDVGKLGGVFRVTDGLQKDFGESRVIDTPLAESGIVGTAIGLALRGYRPVVEIQFDGFVFPAYDQIVTQLAKMHARSLGKVKLPVVVRIPYGGGIGAVEHHSESPESLFAHVAGLKIVSPSNASDAYWMMQQAIQSDDPVIFFEPKRRYWDKGEVVTDAIPGPLHKAQVAREGRDLTLAAYGPMVKTCLEVAAAAAEEGRDLEVLDLRSVSPLDFDTIQTSVEKTRRLVVVHEAPVFFGSGAEIAARITERCFYHLEAPVLRVGGYHAPYPPARLEEEYLPGLDRVLDAVDRALAY
- a CDS encoding dihydrolipoamide acetyltransferase family protein gives rise to the protein MTTMTDASVREFKMPDVGEGLTEAEILKWYVQPGDTVTDGQVVCEVETAKAAVELPIPYDGVVRALHFPEGTTVDVGTSIIAVDVSGGAAPADEEPPAPAQEEEAEPQGRQPVLVGYGVSASSTKRRPRKGAEAPRQEPEPAAQALQAELNGHGPAVAPDLGRPLAKPPVRKLAKDLGVDLATVTPTGPDGIITREDVHAAVAAQAPAAEPEPTAPQAAAPAPAAVPAPAASYDGARETRVPVKGVRKATAAAMVGSAFTAPHVTEFVTVDVTRTLKLVEELKADKEFAGLRVNPLLLISKALLVAIKRNPDINASWDEANQEIVRKHYVNLGIAAATPRGLIVPNIKDADAKTLPQLAEALGELVSTAREGRTSPGAMQGGTVTITNVGVFGVDTGTPILNPGESAILAVGAIKLQPWVHKGKVKPRQVTTLALSFDHRLVDGELGSKVLADVAAILEQPKRLITWA
- a CDS encoding D-alanyl-D-alanine carboxypeptidase family protein, which codes for MRVRRAAAVVLTTGAVLATGALTAAPAQAVTTPSINAKGGFLMNSANGKTLFSKSADTKRLTASTTKVMTAKVVLSQSNLNLDTKVTIKKEVSNYIVSKGASSANLIVGDKVTVRQLLYGMMLKSGCDAAMTLADKYGTGSTVNARVKSFIGKMNTMAKSLGMTNTHFDSFDGISNGKNYSTPRDLTKLARSAMKSSTFKTVVKTKSYTAKTITKTGSTRTMAAWKNTNTLLGWNGTLGVKTGSGSEAKYCLVFAATLNGESVVGTVLTASSEANRTADVKKLITYGYAKIS